From one Nothobranchius furzeri strain GRZ-AD chromosome 2, NfurGRZ-RIMD1, whole genome shotgun sequence genomic stretch:
- the gpr6 gene encoding G-protein coupled receptor 6, with amino-acid sequence MNESLVVNDSSATPVTGESLPWMEAESLDPNSSLEFSTAPLEFPVNPWDIMLCMSGTIIACENAIVVAIIFYTPTLRTPMFVLIGSLATADLLAGMGLILNFVFQYVISSETISLITVGFLVASFTASISSLLAITVDRYFSIYNALTYFSEKTQQYVHLMLIGTWGVSLLLGLLPVLGWNCLHDPASCSIVRPLTRSNVMLLATSFFVIFVLMLTLYFKICKIVCRHAHQIALQQHFFATSHYVATKKGVSTLAIILGTFGASWLPFAIYCLVGEREYPSVYTYATLLPATYNSMINPIIYAYRNTEIQRSIYMLLCGCFQTNVAYRSRSPSEV; translated from the coding sequence ATGAACGAGTCGTTGGTGGTGAACGACTCGTCTGCAACTCCTGTGACTGGAGAATCTCTCCCGTGGATGGAGGCTGAGTCGTTGGACCCAAACAGCAGCTTGGAATTCTCCACCGCTCCGTTAGAATTCCCAGTCAACCCGTGGGACATCATGCTGTGTATGTCAGGCACCATTATTGCCTGTGAGAATGCCATAGTGGTAGCGATCATCTTCTACACGCCCACTCTAAGGACTCCCATGTTTGTGCTGATTGGGAGCCTGGCCACAGCAGACCTGCTGGCCGGCATGGGATTAATCCTGAACTTTGTTTTCCAGTACGTCATCTCCTCGGAGAccatcagtctcatcacagtgggATTTCTGGTGGCGTCCTTCACTGCATCAATCAGCAGCTTGTTAGCTATCACTGTCGACCGCTACTTCTCCATCTACAACGCTCTGACGTACTTCTCAGAGAAGACACAGCAGTATGTGCACCTCATGCTAATTGGGACCTGGGGGGTGTCTCTGCTGCTGGGCTTGCTGCCGGTTCTCGGCTGGAACTGCCTCCACGATCCAGCCTCCTGCAGCATCGTCCGCCCTTTGACCCGGAGCAATGTCATGCTCCTAGCCACCTCTTTCTTTGTCATCTTCGTGCTCATGCTGACCCTTTACTTTAAGATCTGTAAAATCGTGTgccgccacgcccaccagatcgcCCTCCAGCAGCACTTTTTTGCCACATCCCATTATGTGGCCACAAAGAAAGGGGTGTCTACTTTAGCCATCATCTTGGGGACTTTTGGTGCCAGCTGGCTTCCCTTTGCCATCTACTGTCTGGTGGGTGAGAGGGAATACCCATCTGTGTACACGTACGCTACACTGCTGCCAGCCACCTACAACTCCATGATCAACCCCATCATCTACGCCTACAGAAACACAGAGATCCAGCGCTCCATCTACATGCTCCTCTGTGGCTGCTTTCAGACCAACGTGGCCTACAGGTCCAGGTCCCCGAGTGAGGTCTAA